The following proteins come from a genomic window of Dissulfuribacter thermophilus:
- a CDS encoding two-component system sensor histidine kinase NtrB has translation MSHGLPLFPVYLMDFLGAILMVCLSIMAFRYAKDLVTKHPKSVLFSYLFWLSISFVALSISRSFGHAVRFILMFWGETGLWKLISPFSGGLNTMTFVSVGILTFYYPNIRGVMALIREEAEAVRSAKEELEATHRELRELNRTLEDRVRIRTQELMLSQQKFRRLFENSKDAIFFCDEKGCISDMNQSGVELLGYTEKEEVVGLPMKEFFNKPMEWRTYYASICRDGFIKDFEAEFLKKDGSTINMIISAAAIRDEKGKPTGCEGIAKDITAFKKMTEKLIYSEKMAAIGQLAAGVAHEINTPLGIILGYTQLLKEDFENDQEILKELEIVEKQTKNCKRIVSDLLSFARSTSTAKFDEVDVNECLKHTVALIRHSLEMDQIELVLELTESIPKIYGDKDRISQVFLNILTNAHQAIGEKGLVMIRTRYDTKKMRVFIEIGDSGPGVPDEIKTKMFDPFFTTKPVGKGTGLGLSVSYGIIKELKGVIEVFSPPEDEIFRKKGINTVFTIELPLESDGPEPENPIVQRYCMCER, from the coding sequence GTGAGTCACGGTCTCCCCCTTTTCCCTGTATATCTCATGGATTTTTTGGGCGCAATCCTAATGGTGTGCCTATCTATTATGGCCTTTAGATACGCAAAGGATTTGGTGACAAAACATCCTAAAAGCGTACTCTTTTCATATCTATTTTGGCTCTCAATTTCATTTGTTGCCCTCTCTATCTCAAGGAGTTTTGGACATGCAGTTCGTTTCATCTTGATGTTTTGGGGAGAGACCGGGCTTTGGAAACTGATAAGCCCTTTTAGCGGCGGTCTCAATACAATGACCTTTGTCTCTGTCGGGATACTGACCTTCTATTATCCGAATATCAGAGGGGTAATGGCCTTGATAAGAGAAGAGGCTGAAGCCGTGAGGTCGGCTAAGGAGGAACTTGAAGCAACTCACAGGGAGTTACGGGAACTCAATCGAACCCTGGAAGATAGGGTGAGGATCAGGACACAAGAACTCATGCTCTCCCAACAAAAATTTAGAAGGCTCTTTGAGAATTCTAAGGATGCCATTTTCTTTTGCGACGAAAAGGGATGCATATCAGATATGAACCAAAGTGGCGTTGAACTACTTGGGTATACTGAAAAAGAGGAAGTAGTCGGGCTCCCTATGAAGGAGTTTTTCAATAAACCAATGGAATGGAGGACATATTATGCCAGTATATGTAGAGATGGATTTATCAAAGATTTTGAGGCAGAATTTTTAAAGAAGGATGGATCCACCATAAACATGATAATAAGCGCTGCGGCCATAAGGGATGAAAAAGGGAAACCCACTGGTTGCGAAGGCATTGCGAAGGATATAACGGCATTCAAAAAGATGACTGAAAAACTCATCTATTCTGAAAAAATGGCCGCTATAGGCCAGTTGGCTGCAGGAGTGGCACATGAGATCAATACCCCTCTAGGGATCATTTTGGGATATACACAACTTTTAAAGGAAGACTTCGAAAACGATCAAGAGATTTTAAAAGAATTGGAAATAGTTGAAAAACAGACAAAAAACTGTAAGAGAATAGTCTCGGATCTTTTGAGCTTTGCGCGATCTACATCAACTGCTAAGTTTGATGAAGTGGATGTTAATGAGTGCCTTAAACATACTGTAGCCCTCATTAGACACTCATTGGAGATGGATCAAATCGAACTGGTATTGGAACTGACTGAATCCATTCCCAAAATTTATGGAGATAAGGATAGAATTAGTCAGGTCTTTTTGAATATCCTCACAAATGCCCATCAAGCTATTGGAGAAAAGGGCTTGGTGATGATAAGGACCAGATACGACACTAAGAAAATGCGTGTTTTTATAGAGATAGGTGATTCTGGTCCTGGGGTCCCTGATGAGATAAAGACAAAGATGTTTGATCCATTTTTTACTACTAAACCCGTGGGTAAGGGCACTGGATTGGGACTTAGCGTATCTTACGGGATTATCAAGGAGCTTAAGGGAGTTATTGAGGTGTTTTCTCCACCTGAGGATGAAATTTTTAGGAAAAAGGGAATCAATACTGTTTTCACAATAGAACTCCCTTTAGAAAGTGATGGCCCAGAGCCAGAGAATCCAATAGTTCAAAGGTACTGTATGTGTGAGAGGTAA
- a CDS encoding nitroreductase, with the protein MNEVIKAIYERRSVRDFTAEPVPREHIMEILKAGSWAPSGLNNQPWRFAIVTDPALKEKFEPLTKYTRIIKSAQCLLPVFISKSKMYHETKDHQAIGACLQNMLLCAHSLGLGAVWLGEILKSGDEVRKLLGLSEDLELMAVIALGWPKNRDQKSRRIPLEELIVFDN; encoded by the coding sequence ATGAACGAAGTTATCAAGGCAATCTACGAAAGAAGGAGCGTAAGGGACTTCACTGCTGAGCCCGTACCAAGAGAACATATCATGGAGATATTAAAAGCAGGTTCATGGGCACCTTCTGGATTAAATAACCAACCGTGGCGTTTTGCCATTGTCACTGATCCTGCACTCAAGGAGAAATTCGAACCTCTTACTAAGTATACAAGAATTATTAAATCAGCACAATGTTTGCTGCCGGTCTTCATATCTAAATCAAAGATGTATCACGAGACTAAGGACCATCAGGCAATTGGGGCATGCCTTCAAAATATGCTATTGTGTGCTCATTCACTGGGACTTGGAGCAGTGTGGCTCGGAGAAATACTAAAAAGTGGAGATGAAGTCAGAAAGTTGTTAGGCCTTTCTGAGGATCTCGAGCTAATGGCAGTGATTGCCCTAGGGTGGCCCAAAAACAGGGATCAGAAGTCCAGGAGGATACCATTGGAGGAACTGATCGTATTTGACAACTGA
- the coaBC gene encoding bifunctional phosphopantothenoylcysteine decarboxylase/phosphopantothenate--cysteine ligase CoaBC: MVERAPWGNGIGLSNKNILFGITGGIAAFKAAFYLRSLKNFGAKVVPVLTENAAKFVTPMTFSALANEKAWLDAFDSDPSSLFAHIEIPKDADCFVVCPATANCLAKAANGIADDLLTTMILAYKGSVLFFPSMNPAMYQNPATQNNIEKLRKLGHVVVEPATGQVACGDQGQGRLVEFEEFLHEVQSSLLPKPLLGKKILVTAGPTREPIDPVRFLSNKSSGKMGFEIAWACKMLGAEVTLIKGPTQLSPPNVHTLLSVETADEMFEAVKEVFPQMDVVIMTAAVADYTPERVSKTKIKKKDYGEENLNISLKKTQDILKYISRNRSSKQVIVGFCAETENLIENARKKLANKPVDMLVCNDITEKGAGFDKNTNKVSILYGDGSKIEELPLMSKANLALELMNRVSSLL, translated from the coding sequence ATGGTTGAGCGAGCCCCTTGGGGTAACGGAATAGGACTCTCGAATAAAAACATCCTTTTTGGAATAACCGGAGGGATCGCGGCTTTTAAGGCTGCTTTCTATCTTCGCAGTCTTAAAAATTTTGGGGCCAAAGTAGTCCCTGTCCTCACAGAAAATGCGGCAAAATTCGTGACTCCCATGACCTTTTCAGCACTCGCTAATGAGAAGGCCTGGCTTGACGCATTCGATAGTGATCCTTCATCCCTCTTTGCACACATTGAAATCCCAAAAGATGCAGACTGCTTTGTAGTGTGTCCGGCAACTGCCAACTGTCTTGCAAAGGCTGCAAACGGTATTGCAGATGATCTTCTCACAACCATGATCCTGGCCTATAAGGGAAGCGTACTGTTTTTCCCATCCATGAATCCAGCCATGTACCAAAATCCTGCAACCCAGAACAATATAGAAAAGCTCAGGAAATTAGGTCATGTGGTTGTGGAGCCAGCTACTGGGCAGGTAGCCTGCGGAGACCAAGGCCAGGGAAGGCTCGTGGAGTTCGAAGAGTTTCTACACGAGGTCCAAAGTAGTCTTTTACCCAAACCCCTCTTGGGTAAAAAAATATTGGTGACCGCTGGTCCCACAAGGGAACCAATTGACCCAGTGAGATTCCTGTCCAACAAGTCCTCTGGGAAAATGGGTTTTGAGATTGCCTGGGCATGTAAAATGCTAGGTGCTGAAGTAACATTAATCAAAGGCCCTACCCAGCTTTCACCTCCAAATGTTCACACGCTCTTGAGCGTTGAAACCGCAGATGAGATGTTTGAGGCTGTTAAAGAAGTATTTCCTCAGATGGATGTAGTCATAATGACCGCAGCTGTGGCTGACTATACCCCTGAAAGAGTATCAAAGACAAAAATCAAAAAGAAAGACTATGGAGAAGAGAATCTAAACATCAGCCTAAAAAAGACCCAGGATATCCTAAAATATATTTCACGGAACAGGTCCTCCAAACAGGTGATAGTAGGCTTTTGTGCTGAGACTGAAAATCTCATTGAAAATGCAAGGAAAAAATTGGCCAACAAGCCAGTTGACATGCTCGTATGCAATGATATCACAGAAAAAGGAGCAGGTTTTGACAAAAATACCAATAAGGTTTCAATCCTTTACGGTGATGGATCTAAGATTGAAGAACTTCCCCTCATGTCAAAGGCCAATTTAGCCTTGGAACTCATGAACCGTGTTTCCAGCCTACTTTAA